The following proteins are co-located in the Styela clava chromosome 15, kaStyClav1.hap1.2, whole genome shotgun sequence genome:
- the LOC144411852 gene encoding thioredoxin domain-containing protein 17-like — protein sequence MANQIAVEGYEAFMSKISELEEQKKEIYCLFSGSVDPQSGKNWCPDCVKADPVIEKCLPNMPEGAVFVHCHVGQRDYWKNKTNDFRVHPKLKLSGVPTLLKWGEPKKLVEDQLFNPDMINMMFED from the coding sequence atggCCAATCAAATTGCTGTTGAAGGATATGAGGCGTTTATGAGTAAAATCTCAGAGCTGGAGGAACAGAAAAAAGAGATTTATTGTCTATTTTCTGGGTCGGTTGACCCGCAAAGTGGAAAAAACTGGTGTCCAGATTGTGTTAAAGCGGACCCTGTGATCGAAAAATGTTTGCCGAATATGCCAGAAGGGGCTGTTTTTGTACATTGTCATGTCGGGCAAAGGGATTACTGGAAAAACAAGACTAATGATTTCAGAGTGCATCCAAAATTGAAGCTGTCAGGGGTGCCAACTTTGTTGAAGTGGGGAGAGCCAAAGAAGCTAGTTGAAGACCAACTATTCAATCCAGATATGATCAACATGATGTTTGAAGACTGA